Proteins from a single region of Abyssalbus ytuae:
- the gldC gene encoding gliding motility protein GldC, whose product MSKTYKSDIKIAVELDENRIPEKLHWSAADGGVDNEEAKAMLLSIWDNKNKETLRIDLWTKDMPVDEMKIFFHQTLTAMANTFNRATQDEKMTATMKDFCDYFAEKLELKK is encoded by the coding sequence ATGTCAAAAACATATAAGTCCGATATAAAAATTGCTGTGGAATTAGATGAAAACCGTATTCCCGAAAAATTGCATTGGTCTGCTGCAGACGGAGGTGTTGATAATGAGGAAGCTAAAGCAATGCTGTTATCTATATGGGATAACAAAAATAAAGAAACCCTCAGAATAGATTTATGGACCAAAGACATGCCGGTAGATGAGATGAAAATTTTTTTTCATCAAACCTTAACTGCCATGGCAAACACTTTTAACCGGGCCACTCAGGATGAAAAAATGACGGCTACCATGAAAGATTTTTGCGATTATTTTGCAGAGAAACTTGAGTTGAAAAAATAG
- the yihA gene encoding ribosome biogenesis GTP-binding protein YihA/YsxC, with product MKIKLAEFIISNSDVSKCPKDHIPEYAFIGRSNVGKSSLINMLTNRKNLAKTSGKPGKTQLINHFKINNEWFLVDLPGYGYAKVSKSLKNTFQKFITAYFEKRKQLVSAFVLIDIRHEPQKIDLEFMQWLGENQIPFSIIFTKADKLKPGAIQRNVELYLQKLTEDVWEEAPNYFITSSSSGTGKEEVLNYIEQINLSIK from the coding sequence TTGAAAATTAAATTGGCAGAATTTATTATAAGCAACTCTGATGTGAGCAAGTGTCCAAAAGATCATATCCCCGAATATGCTTTTATAGGAAGATCTAATGTTGGAAAATCTTCTCTTATCAATATGCTTACTAACCGAAAAAACCTTGCTAAAACATCCGGGAAACCGGGTAAAACCCAGCTAATAAATCATTTTAAAATTAATAATGAATGGTTTTTGGTGGATTTACCGGGATATGGATATGCCAAGGTATCTAAAAGCCTGAAAAACACTTTTCAAAAGTTCATTACGGCTTACTTTGAAAAAAGAAAACAACTGGTTTCTGCATTTGTTTTAATTGATATCCGACATGAACCTCAAAAAATAGATTTGGAATTTATGCAATGGCTTGGTGAAAACCAGATTCCTTTTTCTATTATATTTACAAAAGCCGATAAACTAAAGCCTGGTGCTATTCAGCGAAATGTTGAACTTTATCTTCAAAAACTAACTGAAGATGTTTGGGAGGAAGCTCCTAATTATTTTATCACTTCATCAAGTTCGGGGACAGGTAAAGAGGAGGTTTTAAATTATATTGAACAGATTAACCTGAGCATAAAATAA
- a CDS encoding alpha/beta fold hydrolase — protein sequence MVHEIKKEGKYSYLEVGEGTPMIILHGLMGGLSNFNGVTEYFSKRNYKVLIPELPVYSMSLIKTNVKSFAKFLEQFIEFKGLNKVILLGNSLGGHIGLLHTKLFPQKVKALVITGSSGLYESAMGDGYPKRGDYEFIKKKSEDVFYDPKVATKEIVDEVYATVNDRHKLIKTLAIAKSAIRHNMAKDLPHMHTPTCIIWGKNDNVTPPNVAEEFHELLPDSELFWLDKCGHAPMMEHPDEFNKILDSWLQKRGF from the coding sequence ATGGTACATGAAATTAAAAAAGAAGGAAAGTATAGTTATTTAGAAGTTGGTGAGGGTACTCCTATGATTATTTTACATGGATTAATGGGAGGCTTAAGTAACTTTAACGGTGTAACAGAATACTTCTCGAAGAGAAACTACAAGGTATTAATTCCAGAATTACCGGTTTACTCAATGTCCCTGATTAAAACAAATGTAAAAAGCTTTGCCAAGTTTTTAGAGCAGTTTATTGAATTTAAAGGTTTGAATAAAGTCATCTTACTGGGAAATTCACTCGGTGGACATATAGGTCTTTTACATACAAAACTTTTTCCTCAAAAAGTAAAAGCTTTGGTTATTACCGGAAGCTCGGGTCTTTATGAAAGTGCAATGGGAGATGGTTACCCGAAAAGGGGAGATTATGAGTTTATAAAGAAAAAAAGCGAAGATGTTTTTTACGATCCTAAAGTAGCAACCAAGGAGATTGTTGACGAAGTATATGCCACTGTGAATGACAGACATAAACTAATAAAAACTCTGGCGATTGCCAAAAGTGCCATTAGACACAATATGGCTAAAGATTTACCCCATATGCACACTCCTACTTGTATTATTTGGGGGAAAAATGATAATGTTACTCCTCCTAATGTAGCCGAAGAATTTCATGAACTTTTACCGGATTCTGAACTTTTTTGGTTGGATAAGTGTGGGCATGCCCCAATGATGGAACATCCTGATGAATTCAACAAAATTTTAGACTCCTGGCTGCAAAAAAGAGGATTTTAA
- the gldB gene encoding gliding motility lipoprotein GldB, with product MKKILGIIIVIIVISCNNNSKVEKKISGIHVEVKIDRFDEKFAKATTDSLPGLKSEYPYLFPEQFTDSVWVAKMKDTLQQELSEEVLKIFPEVNALEAELHSFFQHIKYYFPDFDEPQVITVTSDVDYKNSVIYADTLLLIGLDNYLGEDHRFYEGIYKYVRKNFKQEQMVVDVAAEVAKSKITRTKERTFLAQMILYGKELYVKDLLIPFKSNAQKIGYTDDEYKWAEENESEIWKYFVENELLFSTDGKLPERFILPAPYSKFYLELDNESPGRVGQYIGWQIVKAFMKNNNVSLQQMLRMNAEEIFNRSRFKPKK from the coding sequence AGTTGCAATAATAACAGCAAAGTTGAAAAAAAAATATCTGGTATTCACGTTGAAGTTAAAATTGACAGATTTGATGAGAAGTTTGCCAAAGCAACTACTGACAGTCTCCCGGGTTTAAAATCAGAATACCCCTATCTGTTTCCGGAACAATTTACTGACAGTGTATGGGTAGCCAAAATGAAAGATACTTTACAACAGGAATTGTCAGAAGAAGTTTTAAAAATTTTTCCGGAAGTAAATGCTTTGGAGGCCGAGTTACACTCTTTTTTTCAACATATAAAATATTATTTTCCCGATTTTGATGAGCCCCAGGTAATCACTGTTACTTCTGATGTAGATTATAAAAATAGTGTGATATATGCTGATACTTTACTTTTAATAGGACTTGATAATTATTTAGGGGAAGACCATCGTTTTTATGAGGGAATTTATAAATATGTGCGCAAAAACTTCAAACAGGAACAAATGGTGGTAGATGTAGCTGCCGAAGTTGCAAAAAGTAAAATAACCCGAACAAAAGAACGTACATTTTTAGCACAAATGATTTTGTATGGGAAGGAATTATATGTAAAAGATTTGTTGATTCCATTTAAGAGTAACGCCCAAAAAATAGGATATACCGACGATGAGTATAAATGGGCTGAAGAAAATGAAAGTGAAATATGGAAGTATTTTGTAGAAAATGAATTACTTTTTTCTACCGATGGTAAATTGCCGGAACGTTTTATTCTCCCCGCACCATATTCAAAATTTTATTTAGAACTGGACAATGAATCACCCGGCAGGGTAGGACAATACATTGGTTGGCAAATTGTGAAAGCATTTATGAAAAACAATAATGTATCTTTGCAGCAGATGCTGAGAATGAATGCGGAGGAAATTTTTAACAGATCAAGATTTAAACCTAAAAAGTAA